GTCAGATTCATTAACATCACTCCAGAATTCACACCGAGCTTTCCATAATAGGGATGTTTGGCAAATCTGTTGTACCATCCTGTGTTAGGATCTTCATGTTCTGGACTCAGAGCTGCTAGTTGGCTAGAATTCATCTTCTTAAACTCATCCCAGATTTTTTCTGGTGGAGCTAAGAATAACGTGTCTGTATCTACGTAGAGGACAGCATCTATATCATTTAGCACTGACTGTAATAAGTAAACCatacatttaaatattaatacatataatatttttttgttaGTTAATTAGATTTTTATGGAATTACCGGGAGAAATAATCTTTGAGCTGCACAAGGCTTGAACAGCTTCTTCCACATAGCTGCATCACTGCCTTCGGGGAATGTAATAGGTTTGACAACGAAATCAAATGTTTTGTTTGATAAAAGCTTCCATTCTGCTAACTTCTCATTAAAGGCAGGAATTAGGCTGGTTTCTGCCAGAATAATGAACTGTAAGGATCTACATGTAAAGACTAGGGCAGATTTGAGCATAGTTAGCGCTTCATCCACTCTGTCTCCACAGACTACCACACAGATTGTTACTTCTCCTGTTATTGATGGTGGTTGAAGCTTTTTAACAGTAGTAGACACGGCAGCTTCTTTGGTGGATGCATCGTAGATTTTGTTagagaaatttgttaaattaaGCAGTATTATCAATACGATGAAGATAAGGCACAGAAAAAACAATTTGTACACAGATTTCATCGTTGTACTTATTTGAATTTCACGTAGTCCGCCGAATTTTTGCTGTATTACGGTCGGTGGAAATTATCGTGAAAAAACTTATTGTTTTCATGTTCTTTCGTATTGTTTATCATTCCGATAAATATGCTTAGACGATCATTATGTTTATAACCTCACTGTAGACCTACCATAACTAACAAGTAGGAACTGAATAGTTTAGATGTATAGAgatattatttacataaaattgttaaaaaattgttgatTATCTTTGGAATGTAATAATTGtcgctttatatggtataaaagtAGATTTTAATGGTAGGAGTATCCGTGCTCCTCAGCTTTCGAAAATATCGATTAGTGTGATCCATCTTAACAACAGAACCAGTTTTTGACTCCCACACTCCCACGATTGAATTACATTTTCGGACTGGTAGTGAATCATTATAAACGATATAGATCAAAATATCTCTAAActaaagaaatagttttaactatattttaattagtgcacattttttttattactagataattataaatattgttgAACTTCTGAAGAATGTTTATTAAAAAAGacactgataatatttcaagcatatatatttttcatctttcttaatcAAGTCTTTCAACATTTCTTAACATATAATAATTAGGCAGGATATACATTTAATTGATAGGATCAAAAATGCGCAAATTAGTTgtggatattttacaaatacaTACAGATCCGCGTGCACGCGTGTGCATGTGTGTCAGTATATtagtttaataatatattacaaatgtacAGCGATTCAAAAATAAGAAagtttttttatacaaatttgattttaaaaacaatatatatatatatatatatatggatagATAAGGTCCTTATGATTttaaaacatatacatatatatgttgtatgctatatttaataagaataaATCATTGAATCTATCAGGAGGTTCTATCaagaataaaattatagaatGTTAATGCAGTTCAATCTCCAGAACAGAACTTACATTACAACTCAAAAATACATAATTATCAGTCTGTCACTCGTTCACCGTTTGGGCAactatttccattatttctgCCTTGCTTTTTTGTATTTGTTTCCCTAGATTAAGAATTTCGTTTATATAccaatatttaaattaacaCCTGATAATTACATATATCACGATGGTGGTTTCTCTAGAGGTATATTATGATCCAGATGATCACAATGGATGGGACACTGGTGGTACGATACCGCACTCGCATGACCCGATCTTCCTGAAGTCATTGGTACTCCCTGCTCCCATGTGTCTTTCATAGGGTCGTAAATTTCAACTATATTTAAAAAGTGTTCACCATCATATCCTCCTGTAAATATTGAATAAGAAAAGATTCATTGATAAAGTCACAAATCTAAATAAAATCTattctgtaaaaatattttttggttCTCACCCATTGCATACAATTTTCCATCTAGTACTGTAACACTGAGTGCACTACGAGCAATAGTGACACTACTGACTTGATCCCATATATCTCTTTCTGTATCATATCTTTCGACAGAGTTTAATTGCTTTGTTCCATCATATCCTCCCACCACATATATGTATTGTCCGAGGTTGGCTACTCCAGCTCCTGATCGACTACATTTCATGGGTGAAACCATTGTCCACTCATCGTTTTCAGGATGGTAACACTCTATAGAGTTCAATCGATTTGTTCCATCAAATCCACCAATGGCATAAAGTAATCTGTTATAAACAGAATTCACATAGATAACGTAGTTTAATAAGAAACTCTTAAATCTTAAATAATTTGCGAGTTTCACCTATTAACTACAGCTACTCCAACTCCCAATCTCTTGATGTGCATTGGCTTCACGTTAGTCCAAGTATCGTGATCTGGATCATAACATTCAACGCAATTGTGATATTCTGCACCTGCACTACCTCCAACAGCATATAATAGTCCATCCATAACAGCCACTCCTACTCTGTTCCTTGGTACAGACATTGGGCTGCAAGCTCTCCATTGATCCGTGATTGGATTGTATCTATCAACCCAATCACTATCATATCTGCAAATTCATATAAATTCTTAAAAATGTTATGTCTAATTTCTTACTGTCTTCCCTTCCAAGAAACTTACCTGCTATCTGGTGAATTATTCCTTCCACCAACAGCATAAAACATACCCTTTAGGAATGCTCCACCCAAACCAGATCTTGGCACTATTAGTTTAGCATGTTGAGTCCAAGTTTTTTCATCTACGTTATACCCCTCTAGCAAATCTAAAGAATGTTTCAAGAAACCACCAGCTATGTATATCACTCTGCGAGTGTTGGGTGTTCTCTCTTTTACCACTGGCTTTTTATGAAGAGTCAAATCTTTGAAGATCTGTGCAAGGTACTCTCTGCATGCAGGTACTTTCTTCAAAACATCACAGTTTTTCATTTGTTCTCTAAGGAAGTTAGGAGTGAGATACTGACACCTCACTGCATGCAATATGTGCTCCATTTTGGGTCCTCTGGCTTCTTCATTGTACTTGACCCATTTTAACACTGCATTGTACACTTCTCTCTCTTCCTGTACATTCAGCTCATCCTTTCTCACTAGTGCTATCAATTGCATTGCCGATAACTGTAGGAACTCTTCTTCCTGACATATCTGACTAAAATGTTGAACAATAAATTGATTTGCTTTCTGACATAAATTTTGACAACCATGTTGTTCAGCAAAATTAGCAATTCCAATAGCATTTGTGGGATCTAATTGTCTTTCCAAGAATACACAACACGCATCTATGACATTACTAACCTGCACCATAGATGTAAAAAAAGTATATTAGATACTGtgacatcttttttttttattagaaaaatgtaCTTATCTTTTACATACCTGAAACATGGTGGCTGCTGATAAAAGAGAGCACACTGTAATCTCTGTGACTCTTATTTGACCAGtatacatgaaatatattaAACGTGCCATCGTTGTTGGGCTGACACCTTGAAGTTTTACCCTAGACATTTCAGATTCTTTCAAACCTCCCGTAAACATTGCCTAGAATATTGAAAACAAGTCAATACAATTTTTGTCTTTGTCCAGTGTATATTTTTTGTATGTCTTTAAGGTAAATTACCTTAAAATATGGACTAGCAGCAGCTAATATTACTTTGTGTGCATAGAATAACTCTGACCCTACTTCCAATATAACATCAGTGAGCATATGATGACTACGCATAATGAACATCATCTTCATAGCATCTTTAATATAATTTGCCATGTAAAAGGTCATGTCACCAAGATCTCCATGTTTCTCCATAGAATCTAGGCCTTCACCCTCGGTCATGAACGAACTAGATCCAAGATTTTTGGAATGGAAGCTGCTAGGAGCTTCTTTTTTCATGCAACAATCTTCTTCATCCATTAAAATAACCTATGAAAGAATTAAGTTCACCAATAATAGACAAATCCTACACAATTAAGCACCACGTATAAACCATATTTCAAGAACACAAGAAATACTTACAGGAATGACCGAAGAATCGCCGACAAAACAGAGAAATGCAAATGAATTGCGAATAAAAATTTGCAATCTTGATAAATTTcccaaagtaaaataaattaagaAGGGAAGAGGAGATGCGATAGAGCGAACATAATTTGAAGGGCTAAGTTGCCAATTAATTGATCGTGCTCGATGGCGCAGATATGAACAATAAGTACTAACAAATATGATGTTGATGTTGGCTCACGTCAGAcgtgaaattattatttgcacGTGCTTTCAAAGAATCCTGTGAGTTgacaaatttttctttctccaAGATGAGCATCGATATCTTAACGTCTATTCTAACGCGTTACTTAAGGACTGATAAGAGTAACTCGTTACTCGAGATCGGCTTCtgaatgaaaaatatacatTCCACCCATGCTCGTAATACGTAcgtcgatattttacatatgtgTCTGTGAAAAATTTGGGCGGTAAAGCGTGAAAAAACGAGATGCAAAGAATTAATCGTTCGGACGACAACAGCGAATACGTTTATATTTACATGTCACTATACCGCAAGCAGCTCGGTCTTACCGAGATAATAAGGTAATAAGAGACAGTGTCTAAGTATATGGTTACCACACGGGGCTATGTACGAGACAAACACAAGCGAAAGTTCGACCGTGAAACAACACTCGTGATCGTAGATGACGTGAATGACTTGCATTTATTTCGCTTTGATGATCAAGCACGTTAGCAGCTACTCACCGAGGTTTTTACCTTTGAGACCGTTCGCGCACCTTTGAACCAATACGTCCGGTAATTTTTCTGGCTCGCATTTTGTTATCCAGGAATCCGTTTaatatgttttaaatatttgtttggTTATGTGTATGCATTTGTATTCTACATTGTTTCAGTAAATTGATGGTAAACTGAAAATGTTGGAGGAATTCACGTATAAAAAATGACAATCATTAGGTTTACATTACATATTTATGAGTTAATTATGTAAGGATTGAGAAATGAAGAGGTTATAGGTTGAAGCTTTTAGGAGTTTGAAATTGGGAAAATGAGAGACCACGTTTATTTTGagacaatatatttatttcttattaataTGGAGTTTTCAACAATAACAGTATAATAGTAGGCGTAACAAGAGAGACGAGGTAGGTTACGAGGAACCTAACCTAATACCGTACGCCAACAAGTCACCGCCGTAACAGAATCTCTGTGATTTATTATACGACTACTTCGTGTAATCCTTTACTTTATGATTTTACAATACTTATTTCGTTTCCTTAAAGTTGCATTGTGCTTAAGTTATAATTTATGCAACTTTAATGCAACGTAAGTAGCAATTGGTCTACCAAATTAAAGACCTTTTTAAAGTAATGGTTAGTTCTTGATAagtatttatgaattagatctTATTAGTTTTTACTCGTATTAGCAAAACGAAAGAGTAGTACAGAAGTACCTATATTGAGCCTCAAGAATTTTTTTAGCATTGCATTCTATGCAGTTGAGAAGTTTACTATTAAATCTCCACAATGTACAAAGTTCCATTGTAAttgttgaaaaaataaatttcaaagataGTAGGAACCTTGTTCTGTGAATTGAGACATTATTCTATGCATAGAATTCAATGAACAAGTCCTCAGTATTTGATACTTCCTATTTGTTAATTTGTTAGTATATTCTGTACTTATATTG
This genomic stretch from Bombus vancouverensis nearcticus chromosome 16, iyBomVanc1_principal, whole genome shotgun sequence harbors:
- the shams gene encoding glucoside xylosyltransferase 1 shams isoform X1 → MKSVYKLFFLCLIFIVLIILLNLTNFSNKIYDASTKEAAVSTTVKKLQPPSITGEVTICVVVCGDRVDEALTMLKSALVFTCRSLQFIILAETSLIPAFNEKLAEWKLLSNKTFDFVVKPITFPEGSDAAMWKKLFKPCAAQRLFLPSVLNDIDAVLYVDTDTLFLAPPEKIWDEFKKMNSSQLAALSPEHEDPNTGWYNRFAKHPYYGKLGVNSGVMLMNLTRMREFRWIEYVIPIHKEYKLKITWGDQDIINIIFHYHPEKLYVYSCRYNYRPDHCMYMPVCTKAEKEGALVLHGSRGTFHSQKQPPFRAIYRAMQEYQLNTDPYDYLLVPMRNYLALEHKSNCGKVWEVFITQPESHLGQQ
- the shams gene encoding glucoside xylosyltransferase 1 shams isoform X2 codes for the protein MKSVYKLFFLCLIFIVLIILLNLTNFSNKIYDASTKEAAVSTTVKKLQPPSITGEVTICVVVCGDRVDEALTMLKSALVFTCRSLQFIILAETSLIPAFNEKLAEWKLLSNKTFDFVVKPITFPEGSDAAMWKKLFKPCAAQRLFLPSVLNDIDAVLYVDTDTLFLAPPEKIWDEFKKMNSSQLAALSPEHEDPNTGWYNRFAKHPYYGKLGVNSGVMLMNLTRMREFRWIEYNYRPDHCMYMPVCTKAEKEGALVLHGSRGTFHSQKQPPFRAIYRAMQEYQLNTDPYDYLLVPMRNYLALEHKSNCGKVWEVFITQPESHLGQQ
- the Keap1 gene encoding kelch like ECH associated protein 1 — encoded protein: MDEEDCCMKKEAPSSFHSKNLGSSSFMTEGEGLDSMEKHGDLGDMTFYMANYIKDAMKMMFIMRSHHMLTDVILEVGSELFYAHKVILAAASPYFKAMFTGGLKESEMSRVKLQGVSPTTMARLIYFMYTGQIRVTEITVCSLLSAATMFQVSNVIDACCVFLERQLDPTNAIGIANFAEQHGCQNLCQKANQFIVQHFSQICQEEEFLQLSAMQLIALVRKDELNVQEEREVYNAVLKWVKYNEEARGPKMEHILHAVRCQYLTPNFLREQMKNCDVLKKVPACREYLAQIFKDLTLHKKPVVKERTPNTRRVIYIAGGFLKHSLDLLEGYNVDEKTWTQHAKLIVPRSGLGGAFLKGMFYAVGGRNNSPDSRYDSDWVDRYNPITDQWRACSPMSVPRNRVGVAVMDGLLYAVGGSAGAEYHNCVECYDPDHDTWTNVKPMHIKRLGVGVAVVNRLLYAIGGFDGTNRLNSIECYHPENDEWTMVSPMKCSRSGAGVANLGQYIYVVGGYDGTKQLNSVERYDTERDIWDQVSSVTIARSALSVTVLDGKLYAMGGYDGEHFLNIVEIYDPMKDTWEQGVPMTSGRSGHASAVSYHQCPIHCDHLDHNIPLEKPPS